One Bacillus sp. 1780r2a1 DNA segment encodes these proteins:
- a CDS encoding CapE family protein produces the protein MVVKRIVGVVAPVVIVAGVVVTLGALKHPTTLSTIEEQKIEKNLKMMEQTEQQTTAEQPSLSLNK, from the coding sequence ATGGTAGTTAAACGTATTGTAGGAGTAGTAGCTCCAGTTGTCATTGTAGCAGGAGTTGTTGTTACGTTAGGAGCTTTAAAGCATCCAACAACTTTATCAACAATTGAAGAGCAGAAAATTGAGAAAAACTTAAAGATGATGGAGCAAACTGAACAACAAACAACAGCTGAGCAGCCTTCATTATCTTTAAATAAGTAA
- a CDS encoding gamma-glutamyltransferase — MWNKRRALIGGVSLCVLIAGSVWFVRNNDENNTPLFSNGDSSYGVSSSNPIAVDVGMNVLKEGGNAVDAAIAVSYALGVVEPYGSGIGGGGGMLIAKEGEEPTFIDYREVAPSSLKGKTGVPGFVAGMEYVNKKYGTTSMTKLIEPAIEYAEEGFKVDDLLASRLYYASGRMDAGNLPNFFPKGEAIKAGEELKQPELAEQLTYIKQNGAAGFYQKDIAKRLEEETNITLEDLQNYEVEERKPVISTYKGNEIIAAPPPFSGITVIQMLKMMEKENVNIDEQDVDYGAIKKIKEIAYAARVKEISDPAFYPQDVERFLSNEYIESLLDNSEERAVESSDQEHESTTHFVVIDKEGTTVSTTNTLSNFFGLGKQVDGFFLNNNSDTYGSIGVNNPEPGKRARTFTAPLIIRKEGEWIIGVGTPGGTRIPQVLNQVLARHFQGGEELEKAVETPRFIFDEETLYIEPTTPEEVIERMSAFDVQSKTSDVYYGGVQLLMQDLGSGKITGVGDSRRNGVWKHS, encoded by the coding sequence ATGTGGAATAAAAGGAGAGCTCTTATAGGAGGAGTTTCTTTATGTGTATTAATTGCGGGTTCAGTATGGTTTGTTCGTAATAACGATGAAAATAACACGCCTTTATTTAGCAATGGTGACTCATCTTATGGAGTTAGCTCTTCCAATCCCATTGCTGTTGATGTAGGTATGAACGTATTAAAAGAAGGAGGCAACGCTGTAGATGCAGCAATTGCTGTATCTTACGCGCTGGGTGTTGTCGAACCGTATGGCTCGGGCATCGGTGGAGGTGGTGGTATGCTGATTGCTAAAGAAGGTGAAGAGCCAACCTTCATTGATTATCGTGAAGTAGCACCAAGCTCTTTAAAAGGGAAAACAGGAGTTCCTGGCTTTGTGGCAGGAATGGAATATGTGAATAAAAAGTATGGAACAACGTCTATGACAAAGTTAATTGAGCCTGCTATTGAGTATGCCGAGGAAGGTTTTAAAGTAGATGACCTCTTAGCGAGTCGGTTATATTACGCAAGTGGACGAATGGACGCTGGCAATTTACCGAACTTCTTTCCAAAGGGAGAAGCCATAAAAGCAGGAGAAGAGCTAAAGCAACCTGAGCTTGCCGAGCAGTTAACATACATTAAACAAAACGGGGCCGCAGGTTTTTATCAAAAGGACATTGCTAAACGTCTAGAAGAAGAAACAAACATAACGTTAGAAGACTTACAAAATTATGAAGTAGAAGAAAGGAAGCCGGTTATTTCAACATACAAAGGAAATGAAATCATTGCCGCTCCACCTCCATTTTCAGGTATTACCGTTATTCAAATGTTAAAAATGATGGAAAAAGAAAACGTTAACATAGACGAGCAAGACGTAGATTATGGGGCTATTAAGAAAATCAAAGAAATAGCGTATGCTGCTAGAGTAAAAGAGATTAGTGATCCTGCTTTTTACCCGCAGGATGTAGAGCGTTTCCTTAGCAATGAGTATATTGAAAGCTTATTAGACAACTCGGAAGAACGAGCAGTGGAGAGTTCTGACCAAGAGCATGAAAGTACAACGCATTTTGTCGTCATTGATAAGGAAGGTACAACCGTATCTACAACCAATACGCTAAGCAACTTTTTCGGGCTCGGTAAGCAGGTGGATGGCTTTTTTCTTAACAATAATTCGGATACCTATGGTTCAATCGGCGTGAATAATCCTGAGCCTGGAAAAAGAGCGCGAACGTTTACAGCTCCTTTAATTATTCGTAAGGAAGGCGAGTGGATAATAGGGGTAGGAACGCCAGGAGGAACGCGTATTCCACAGGTATTAAACCAAGTATTAGCCCGCCATTTTCAAGGAGGAGAAGAATTGGAAAAAGCGGTGGAAACGCCTCGTTTTATCTTTGATGAAGAAACTCTTTATATTGAGCCGACTACGCCTGAAGAAGTCATCGAGAGAATGAGCGCTTTTGATGTACAAAGCAAAACAAGCGACGTCTACTATGGAGGAGTCCAGCTTCTTATGCAGGATCTTGGTAGTGGAAAAATCACTGGTGTCGGTGACTCTCGTCGAAACGGTGTGTGGAAGCATAGCTAA
- a CDS encoding staygreen family protein: MATFNPEEFSVTYRQGATPTQPLLKRRYTLTYVSETDSLYLIIGSSFAKDVLNEQRNELFGEWIHYKDATALYLYVFIGDHHTDKSIQAIRYAIFNKEMPVLLTALRYGDHFFFKQVHSLDQAPIYVHYHSNYSEFHTIRYMQTPSVYETIKR, from the coding sequence ATGGCTACATTTAATCCTGAAGAGTTTAGCGTTACGTACCGACAAGGAGCAACTCCTACCCAACCTCTTTTAAAAAGGCGCTATACGCTGACTTATGTCTCTGAAACGGATTCCTTGTATTTAATTATCGGATCTTCATTTGCTAAAGACGTTCTCAATGAACAGCGAAACGAGCTGTTTGGAGAGTGGATTCATTACAAAGATGCAACCGCTCTTTACTTGTATGTTTTTATTGGCGATCATCATACCGATAAATCAATTCAAGCCATTCGATACGCGATTTTCAACAAAGAGATGCCGGTGCTCTTAACTGCTTTGCGATATGGAGATCATTTCTTCTTTAAGCAAGTGCACAGTTTAGATCAAGCTCCGATTTACGTTCATTATCATTCGAATTATTCCGAGTTTCATACGATTCGCTACATGCAAACCCCATCAGTCTATGAAACGATAAAAAGGTAG
- a CDS encoding haloacid dehalogenase type II: MNNGGGQLMKFKAILFDAYGTLFDVHTVIETCEEYYPDKGTKISQLWRQKQIEYAMQSQIMGRYVDFYELTKKSLRYAVDVVDEGITPGSEEALLHAYSRLNLYSEVKQVLAYLKEKGYLLAIFTNGPKHMINPLVAHHRLAPLFDDVISVDEIKQFKPAMASYHYAANKLEVERDEVLFLSSNPWDIAGAKNYGFSTVWVNRHHQVPEHRELTPNRVIHDLTNLVK; encoded by the coding sequence ATGAATAATGGAGGAGGTCAGTTAATGAAGTTTAAAGCCATTTTATTTGATGCATACGGAACATTATTTGATGTACATACCGTCATTGAAACCTGTGAAGAATACTATCCTGATAAAGGAACAAAAATAAGTCAGCTGTGGCGTCAAAAACAAATCGAATACGCTATGCAAAGTCAAATTATGGGACGCTATGTTGATTTTTATGAACTAACAAAAAAATCATTACGCTACGCGGTGGATGTTGTTGATGAAGGGATAACGCCTGGAAGTGAAGAAGCGTTACTTCATGCCTATTCCAGACTAAACCTTTATTCTGAAGTGAAACAAGTACTGGCGTATTTAAAAGAAAAAGGCTATCTGCTTGCCATTTTTACAAACGGACCTAAGCACATGATTAATCCGCTTGTAGCTCATCATAGGTTAGCACCTTTGTTTGATGATGTCATTTCTGTTGATGAAATCAAACAGTTCAAGCCAGCGATGGCTAGTTATCACTATGCAGCTAATAAGCTAGAAGTAGAGCGTGACGAAGTGCTTTTCCTATCATCAAATCCGTGGGATATTGCTGGAGCAAAGAATTACGGATTTTCAACCGTGTGGGTAAACCGCCATCATCAAGTACCTGAGCATCGTGAATTAACGCCTAATCGCGTGATTCATGACTTAACGAATTTAGTCAAATAA
- a CDS encoding AI-2E family transporter: MSKAKKFQFWTIQLVLIALFIYICTKISFVFEPIVVFFTTLFFPILVSGFLYFLFSPIVFFLEKKKVPKTVGILVLYAIFIGIISFAVGTLGPALSKEANQFADKLPTYVDKSQEAINNLSETKGFQWIVEQEYVSIEKIEDSLANFSSTLTTGVTSSLSTIFSVLTNITLTIVTVPFILFYMLKDGHSLPKYIVKLFPPSYRDEGLKILEETKETVATYIQGQMLVALFVGVCASIGYLIIGLPFALVLGLIGAVTNIIPYLGPFFGAAPAVIIGILDSPTKAFLVIIVMVIVQQLEGNVISPLIMGRKLNIHPLTIILLLLVAGNLAGILGMILAVPFYAVVKTLVLNIVRLIKLRSRSKTDPQAYS; this comes from the coding sequence GTGTCAAAAGCAAAAAAGTTTCAATTTTGGACGATTCAGCTTGTGCTAATTGCATTGTTCATTTACATTTGCACGAAAATTTCATTTGTATTTGAACCAATTGTTGTCTTTTTCACAACGCTCTTTTTCCCTATTTTAGTATCAGGATTTTTATATTTCTTATTTAGTCCTATTGTCTTTTTTCTTGAGAAAAAGAAAGTTCCTAAAACGGTTGGAATTCTCGTATTATATGCCATTTTCATCGGCATCATCTCGTTTGCGGTTGGAACATTGGGACCAGCTCTTTCGAAAGAAGCCAATCAGTTTGCGGACAAGCTCCCAACTTATGTAGATAAGAGTCAAGAAGCGATTAATAATTTATCAGAAACAAAAGGTTTTCAGTGGATTGTTGAGCAGGAATATGTATCAATTGAAAAAATTGAAGACTCTCTTGCAAACTTTTCATCTACGCTTACTACTGGTGTCACAAGCAGCTTATCAACAATTTTTAGCGTTCTGACTAACATCACGCTTACAATCGTCACTGTGCCTTTTATTTTATTTTATATGTTAAAAGACGGACATAGCTTACCTAAGTATATCGTTAAGCTCTTTCCACCGTCTTATCGTGACGAAGGTCTAAAGATTTTAGAGGAAACGAAAGAAACTGTTGCGACTTATATCCAAGGCCAAATGCTTGTTGCCTTGTTTGTTGGCGTATGTGCTTCCATCGGTTACTTAATTATTGGGCTACCATTTGCACTTGTACTTGGCTTAATTGGTGCCGTAACAAATATCATTCCATACTTAGGACCATTTTTTGGAGCTGCTCCAGCCGTTATTATTGGAATCTTAGACTCTCCTACAAAGGCTTTTTTAGTTATTATTGTAATGGTTATTGTTCAGCAGCTAGAAGGAAACGTTATTTCTCCTCTTATCATGGGAAGAAAGCTTAATATCCACCCGCTGACCATTATCTTACTACTCTTAGTAGCTGGAAACTTAGCAGGAATTTTAGGAATGATTTTAGCCGTGCCGTTCTATGCGGTTGTTAAGACATTGGTGCTTAATATCGTTCGCTTAATCAAGTTACGATCAAGGTCCAAAACAGACCCGCAGGCCTACAGCTAG
- a CDS encoding NUDIX hydrolase gives MDRYDRAFGVYGICIQDEEILVIRKNRGPYIHRFDLPGGQLEHGETLVDAMQREFLEETGFKVSITKQAGAADFQYPCIWKEFTHVHHIAVFYYVMIKGGELLHMPSQFEGQDAAEALWMPIKKLDKNNASPLVLKAIEAHSLSVWPHDSEVYNSWELKKTFEQ, from the coding sequence ATGGATCGATATGATCGTGCCTTTGGAGTGTATGGCATTTGCATACAAGATGAAGAGATTCTCGTAATTCGCAAAAATCGCGGACCTTATATTCATCGTTTTGATTTACCTGGTGGTCAGCTTGAGCATGGCGAGACGCTGGTGGATGCGATGCAGCGAGAATTCTTAGAAGAAACTGGCTTTAAGGTTAGTATTACGAAGCAAGCAGGTGCAGCTGATTTCCAGTACCCATGCATTTGGAAAGAGTTTACTCACGTTCACCATATTGCGGTATTTTATTACGTCATGATTAAAGGTGGAGAATTGCTACATATGCCGAGTCAATTTGAAGGACAAGATGCAGCTGAAGCACTGTGGATGCCCATTAAAAAACTGGATAAAAACAATGCTTCTCCTCTCGTCTTAAAAGCGATTGAAGCTCATTCACTTTCAGTTTGGCCCCATGACTCAGAAGTCTATAATAGCTGGGAGTTAAAGAAAACGTTTGAACAGTAA
- a CDS encoding Fe3+ hydroxamate ABC transporter substrate-binding protein, producing the protein MLWAKPKCIYCEKEIKEDDVTYVKMQYPKRKGFAEIKAYLRNEGTFICEECFSNKLK; encoded by the coding sequence ATGTTGTGGGCTAAACCTAAATGTATATATTGTGAAAAAGAAATTAAAGAAGACGACGTTACTTATGTAAAAATGCAATATCCGAAGCGAAAAGGTTTTGCCGAAATTAAAGCATATTTAAGAAATGAAGGTACATTTATTTGTGAAGAGTGCTTTTCTAATAAATTGAAATAA
- the cls gene encoding cardiolipin synthase, whose protein sequence is MKKRRVDFIFLFLMLVSSYLFFFTDLSKEWKIALVTLYAVLIFVSIYSLMLENRTPHSTLLWMYVLFFFPVVGYIFYLYSGQLYLKGYLFKSKRMNNRETLKRMTEKEKEAKIDLSSLSPHQRSFAEYSERVSFTKVNNGTKARVLKNGQETFSEITASLKSAKHFIHMEYYMIHSDKLGKEIMSLLIEKAKEGVEVRFTYDTVGSISLSGADVKELRDNGVKVYAFSPIQAGFFNQKFNFRNHRKIIVIDGEVGYVGGLNIGMEYLGKNKEIGFWRDTHLKLVGESVQTLHAVFLFDWEYVSGENLIIEERYTKTVPVVGDGFTQIIATGPDTHENMSEYYYAMIACATKSIWISTPYLVPNETIRMALQVAAKKGIDVRIMVPEINDGFLTQYATRSYFGELIRSGIEIYSYQKGFMHQKIVIIDDDFASVGTANMDMRSFHLNFEVNAFLMNSKAIQDLIKHFEEDMEDSELIKPVAFYKRGLMERSKESFARLFSGIL, encoded by the coding sequence ATGAAAAAAAGAAGAGTCGACTTTATCTTTTTATTTCTTATGCTCGTATCTTCCTATCTTTTTTTCTTTACAGATTTATCGAAAGAATGGAAAATCGCGCTAGTTACTTTATATGCGGTGCTAATCTTCGTCAGCATCTATTCCTTAATGCTTGAAAATCGGACGCCTCATAGTACGCTACTTTGGATGTATGTTCTCTTTTTCTTTCCTGTTGTGGGGTACATCTTTTATTTATATTCAGGTCAGCTTTACCTTAAAGGCTACTTATTTAAATCAAAGAGAATGAACAATCGTGAAACACTGAAGCGCATGACGGAAAAGGAAAAAGAAGCAAAGATAGACTTGTCTTCTCTAAGCCCTCATCAACGTTCATTTGCCGAGTATTCGGAACGGGTTTCATTTACAAAGGTAAATAACGGTACGAAAGCAAGAGTGTTAAAAAACGGACAGGAAACCTTCTCTGAAATAACCGCCAGTTTAAAAAGTGCAAAACACTTTATACATATGGAGTATTACATGATTCACTCTGATAAGCTTGGAAAAGAAATTATGAGCTTACTAATTGAAAAAGCTAAAGAAGGCGTCGAAGTTCGCTTCACCTATGATACCGTTGGAAGCATTTCACTATCAGGAGCAGATGTTAAAGAGTTAAGAGACAACGGCGTTAAAGTCTATGCCTTTTCGCCAATTCAAGCCGGCTTTTTTAATCAAAAATTTAACTTCCGCAATCATCGAAAAATCATTGTCATTGATGGTGAAGTTGGTTATGTCGGCGGCTTAAACATCGGCATGGAATACTTGGGGAAAAACAAAGAAATTGGATTTTGGCGCGATACGCATTTAAAACTAGTAGGAGAATCCGTACAAACTCTCCATGCAGTTTTTTTATTTGACTGGGAGTACGTTTCCGGAGAAAATTTAATTATTGAAGAGCGCTACACAAAGACCGTTCCTGTCGTAGGAGATGGTTTTACACAGATCATTGCGACTGGTCCTGATACTCATGAGAATATGAGCGAATACTATTATGCTATGATTGCATGTGCCACAAAATCAATTTGGATTTCAACTCCTTACTTAGTTCCAAATGAAACGATTCGAATGGCTCTTCAAGTCGCTGCTAAAAAAGGGATTGACGTTCGGATTATGGTACCAGAAATCAATGATGGTTTTCTGACTCAGTACGCAACAAGGTCTTACTTTGGAGAACTAATTCGTTCTGGAATTGAGATTTATTCTTATCAAAAAGGCTTTATGCACCAAAAAATTGTCATTATTGATGATGATTTTGCTTCTGTGGGAACAGCTAATATGGATATGAGAAGCTTTCACTTAAACTTTGAAGTAAATGCTTTTTTAATGAATTCAAAAGCTATTCAAGATTTAATCAAACACTTTGAAGAAGATATGGAAGACAGCGAGCTCATTAAGCCCGTTGCTTTCTATAAGCGAGGTCTTATGGAGCGATCAAAAGAGTCCTTCGCACGCTTATTTTCAGGAATATTATAA
- the rpiA gene encoding ribose-5-phosphate isomerase RpiA — protein MVEKQAVGEKAAEFVKDDMIVGLGTGSTVYYTILKLGERVKNGLRIQGVPTSKETEKLARQVGIPLVTLADVNKLNLAIDGADEVDNQFSLIKGGGGALLREKMIAKASEQFIVVADSTKLVQTLGAFPLPVEVVRFGWEMTAKHIRDLGCVPRLRLLEDHTPFITDNGNYIIDCHFQEIKRPHELEVTLNMMPGVVENGLFNHLTSRVITIRNQQVCMITP, from the coding sequence ATGGTTGAAAAACAAGCCGTCGGTGAAAAAGCTGCTGAGTTTGTAAAAGACGATATGATTGTTGGTCTAGGAACAGGCTCAACCGTTTATTACACAATTTTAAAGCTTGGTGAACGAGTGAAAAACGGCCTTCGCATACAAGGAGTACCCACTTCGAAAGAAACGGAAAAGCTTGCCCGCCAAGTTGGCATTCCTCTCGTGACGCTGGCAGATGTTAATAAGCTTAACCTTGCCATTGACGGAGCAGACGAAGTAGACAATCAGTTTTCACTTATAAAGGGTGGAGGTGGGGCGCTTCTACGTGAAAAGATGATTGCCAAAGCATCTGAGCAATTTATTGTCGTGGCAGATTCAACGAAACTAGTTCAAACGCTTGGGGCGTTTCCTTTACCGGTTGAAGTGGTTCGTTTTGGGTGGGAAATGACAGCTAAGCACATAAGAGACCTTGGATGTGTGCCACGTCTTCGATTGTTAGAAGACCATACGCCTTTTATTACGGATAATGGAAACTATATAATTGACTGTCACTTTCAAGAAATTAAACGCCCTCATGAGTTAGAAGTAACGCTTAATATGATGCCGGGAGTAGTTGAAAATGGTTTGTTTAATCATCTGACTAGTCGAGTCATTACAATCCGTAATCAGCAAGTCTGTATGATAACACCATAA
- a CDS encoding YdbC family protein has product MLTKIIKGSIPVNKKGSFSYAQQHWAALAHVDGFIGQLGGWNVEDETDTCIIALWKDEDSYQEFMKYTHDSIFYSSNQDQTYTALDVSISNPSQFIGGRYNYYRSSAMETRYLMKTEIEVDFYDQKDVEILVQSLVNPSYRCLSHIVAPLKHNEITIFTLYSAACPTKTVDTLVHPNVLQARQYIYKLEQNWNVLSR; this is encoded by the coding sequence ATGTTGACAAAAATTATAAAAGGCAGCATACCGGTGAATAAAAAGGGGTCATTTTCCTATGCTCAACAGCATTGGGCAGCACTTGCCCATGTCGATGGTTTTATTGGACAGCTAGGGGGATGGAATGTTGAAGATGAAACAGATACGTGCATTATTGCATTATGGAAAGATGAAGACTCTTATCAAGAGTTTATGAAATATACGCACGACTCTATTTTCTACAGCAGCAACCAGGATCAAACCTATACGGCGCTTGATGTATCCATTTCAAACCCTTCACAGTTTATCGGCGGTCGCTACAATTATTATCGAAGCAGCGCAATGGAAACACGTTACTTAATGAAGACTGAAATTGAAGTGGACTTTTATGATCAAAAAGATGTAGAAATATTAGTACAAAGTTTAGTAAATCCTTCATACAGGTGCTTATCTCATATCGTTGCTCCATTAAAGCATAATGAGATAACCATTTTTACGCTTTACAGCGCAGCGTGCCCAACAAAGACGGTTGATACGCTCGTGCACCCTAACGTTTTGCAAGCCCGCCAGTACATATATAAACTAGAACAAAATTGGAACGTTCTATCTCGTTAA
- a CDS encoding NAD(P)/FAD-dependent oxidoreductase has product MENYYDCIIIGGGIAGLQAAIQLGRYCHKTLVIDSNDGRSNLCNRYHNLLGWPEGVSGEELRDRGKKQAMCYNVQFVTDRVISAAKHEKAIALTTKADERYQCKTVLLATGIKDHLPSFPELIGCLGISVYICPDCDGYEVKDSRVIIIGRGEAGASLACTLTHWTKDIVYVDEEMKVLPTKTKRKLQEQKLTYKNEQIKKVLVEGKSQFKGIELQSGEIIHANHCFLALGGNKVRSHLAEQLGVYTTENNHVLTNHRTKETNVENVWAAGDLVAHSEQAAVAMGEGVQAAIWIHKRLLT; this is encoded by the coding sequence TTGGAAAACTATTATGATTGCATTATTATTGGAGGCGGAATTGCTGGTCTCCAAGCAGCGATTCAGCTTGGGAGATACTGCCACAAAACTTTAGTGATTGATTCCAATGACGGTCGTTCAAATCTATGTAACAGGTATCATAATTTATTGGGGTGGCCAGAAGGTGTAAGTGGAGAAGAACTAAGAGACCGCGGGAAGAAGCAAGCTATGTGCTACAACGTACAGTTTGTAACTGACCGCGTAATATCGGCAGCTAAGCACGAAAAAGCTATTGCTTTAACCACAAAGGCTGATGAGCGTTATCAATGTAAAACGGTTTTATTAGCAACAGGTATTAAAGATCACTTGCCAAGCTTTCCAGAGCTGATTGGTTGCCTTGGCATTAGCGTGTATATTTGTCCGGACTGCGATGGCTATGAAGTAAAAGACAGTCGAGTCATTATAATTGGTAGAGGCGAAGCGGGAGCTAGCCTTGCTTGTACATTGACTCATTGGACAAAAGATATTGTCTATGTTGACGAAGAAATGAAGGTCTTGCCTACTAAGACAAAGCGAAAACTCCAGGAGCAAAAGTTAACGTATAAAAATGAACAAATTAAAAAAGTGTTGGTTGAAGGGAAAAGTCAGTTTAAAGGGATAGAATTGCAAAGCGGTGAAATAATTCATGCCAATCATTGTTTTCTAGCGTTGGGTGGCAATAAGGTGCGAAGTCATCTAGCAGAACAGCTGGGTGTGTATACGACAGAGAATAACCATGTATTAACGAATCATCGAACCAAAGAGACAAATGTGGAAAACGTATGGGCAGCTGGAGATTTAGTTGCTCATTCTGAGCAAGCAGCAGTAGCCATGGGGGAAGGAGTCCAAGCAGCGATTTGGATTCATAAACGTTTGCTAACATAA
- a CDS encoding peptidoglycan-binding protein — translation MAKKKTKVSVLFLAIILVMGTLFFSANKTEAAGSTTHFIVINKANNQLAYYKNNKLVRTFSVATGRTNSLTPEGKFRIVNKIVNRPYYTGKIPGGDPRNPLGNRWMGINARGTNGTTYAIHGNNNPSSIGKYISSGCVRMYDNEVEWLFSQVTVGTPVVITNSSKSFDAIAAANGYKVSNSSQPSQPTVSGLKKGSRGNEVRSLQQKLTSLGYDTKGVDGVFGNNTDTALRRFQKDRGLSVNGVVDSATQKALNGAKPGVKPPATSTGLKKGSRGNEVRALQQKLTSLGFSTKGIDGIFGNNTDAALRQFQKARGLSVTGVVDAATQKALNGTTASKPSSPSKGPSLTSGPTLKLGSKGDAVKALQQKLTSLGFNTNGVDGMFGSNTSAAVKKFQSANGLAADGIVGPNTYKALSSK, via the coding sequence TTGGCAAAGAAAAAAACAAAGGTAAGTGTCTTATTTTTAGCGATAATTTTAGTAATGGGAACTCTTTTCTTCAGCGCAAATAAAACAGAAGCTGCAGGAAGTACAACTCACTTCATTGTCATCAACAAAGCAAACAATCAATTAGCTTATTATAAGAACAATAAGCTCGTTCGTACCTTTTCAGTTGCGACTGGGCGTACGAATTCACTTACACCTGAGGGTAAGTTTCGTATTGTTAATAAGATTGTAAATCGTCCTTATTATACAGGTAAAATACCGGGAGGAGATCCGCGAAATCCACTGGGTAATCGCTGGATGGGAATTAACGCTCGCGGTACAAACGGTACAACGTATGCTATTCACGGTAACAATAATCCTAGTTCCATTGGAAAGTACATAAGCAGCGGATGCGTTCGTATGTACGATAACGAAGTGGAATGGTTATTTAGTCAAGTAACAGTAGGAACTCCAGTTGTGATTACCAATTCTTCAAAATCATTTGACGCGATTGCGGCCGCTAATGGATACAAAGTATCTAACAGCAGCCAGCCTTCTCAACCGACAGTTAGTGGTCTTAAAAAAGGAAGTCGCGGTAATGAAGTTCGCTCTCTTCAGCAAAAGCTCACTTCTCTTGGTTATGATACAAAAGGGGTAGATGGAGTATTTGGTAACAATACAGATACGGCTTTAAGAAGATTCCAAAAAGATCGCGGTTTATCTGTAAACGGCGTGGTTGACTCAGCTACTCAAAAAGCGCTAAATGGAGCAAAACCAGGTGTCAAACCGCCAGCAACAAGCACTGGTTTAAAGAAAGGAAGCCGTGGTAACGAAGTGCGTGCTCTTCAACAAAAGCTTACCTCTCTTGGCTTTAGTACAAAAGGAATTGACGGCATTTTTGGTAATAATACGGATGCTGCTTTGCGTCAGTTTCAAAAAGCTCGCGGACTATCTGTCACTGGAGTCGTTGATGCGGCTACACAAAAAGCACTAAACGGAACAACAGCTAGCAAGCCTTCTTCACCCAGCAAAGGCCCTAGTTTAACATCAGGGCCAACTTTAAAGCTTGGTAGCAAAGGAGATGCTGTAAAAGCTCTACAACAAAAACTTACTTCTCTTGGCTTTAATACAAACGGCGTAGATGGCATGTTTGGTTCTAATACAAGCGCTGCTGTTAAAAAGTTTCAAAGCGCAAACGGCTTAGCTGCTGATGGCATTGTTGGTCCAAACACATATAAAGCTCTTTCTTCTAAATAA
- a CDS encoding M50 family metallopeptidase, whose translation MSQHTILYAFIVLAIVLTRGIPLAGRQMHGLNQGLTHIGRYFSNLNTLLHEDGHALMGMIFGKGVKRIELYTNTEGVAITSTYAGARGWLPRVIIALAGYPFSSAMTYLFFYLLVQHHYDLLFYGLGGILLFNLLFLVRNRYGILWLVSILAILGGVYYLNSPTLIMYSMMFVGAILLVESVLSAAVIFVLSVKQPYHAGDATSLKELTMVSSRIWGLLFFVQALYIAYLSVTLLH comes from the coding sequence ATGTCACAACACACCATTTTGTATGCGTTTATTGTTCTTGCCATTGTTTTAACGAGAGGCATTCCGTTAGCCGGCCGGCAAATGCACGGTCTTAACCAAGGCCTCACACATATAGGACGTTATTTTTCCAATTTAAATACGCTTTTGCATGAGGATGGACATGCTCTTATGGGGATGATTTTCGGAAAAGGTGTAAAGCGAATTGAGCTATACACAAACACAGAAGGAGTAGCAATTACGTCCACCTATGCTGGTGCTCGCGGCTGGCTTCCCCGCGTTATCATTGCACTGGCCGGTTACCCTTTCAGTTCAGCTATGACTTATTTATTCTTCTACCTGCTTGTACAACATCACTACGACCTACTGTTTTATGGATTAGGAGGCATTTTGTTATTTAACCTTCTTTTCTTAGTAAGAAACCGTTACGGAATACTTTGGCTTGTTTCTATCCTTGCCATTTTAGGAGGCGTTTACTACCTAAACTCACCCACTCTCATTATGTATAGCATGATGTTTGTTGGAGCTATTTTGTTGGTTGAGTCTGTTTTATCAGCAGCTGTTATTTTTGTATTAAGTGTCAAGCAACCTTATCATGCTGGTGATGCAACCAGCTTAAAAGAACTCACGATGGTTTCAAGTCGAATTTGGGGACTTTTGTTTTTCGTTCAAGCTTTGTACATAGCTTATTTAAGCGTTACGCTATTACACTAG